The genomic stretch cacagtgactgtgctacacgcataagagactgtgagcAGTTtattggttccacaattttagttatttaaatattaaataaataatgagatattttaatatgattaaaatattattatttaaacaaaaatctgataactgatcagttattttaaattgtttaaataacaaatattttaatatatttgatatattaaatataggatatcagttttacagaacgtaacttttcaggaatacaaaaaatatctagaaatctctctcaaagaaagagaacagtgacacaaacaaaagtcactgttcttcacaaaacctaggtccaaactttatcagatctcatgtgttgagaacatctaataaatagttttttggctattgtttgtatagcgagcccacactcgttctttgtgtgctgaaaacattttggaagatcttggtgtgagatctcaaggatttagccatacaaaaagatagcagcaaggaaggacctgaagtaattttttctattcatgtctttgattcaatatacatatgcatgtgaagaagtagatctagaaatcttatgggattaaactaacaatttgattgttgttccgctgcgtataatctcttatttgatcgaTAAAAACCAACAAAAGATCACATGGCTCAGCTGACCGATCGCCTCACAGAGACCCTTTGCGAAGACTTCCTTATTTAAATAGGAACCAAATGACCGGTTGGATCAATTGGACCAACAATCATGTCTTGTTTGAGCACCGAGGTCTGACCTAAGACGAAATGTGGTGGGATCCACACTTGTTGGGAAAGATCATATGGCTCAGCTACTGATCGCCCAACGGAGAACCTTTGTGAAGACTTCCCTATTGAAATAGGGACCGAATGACCGGTTGGATCGATCGGACCAACAATCATGTCTTTTTTTAGCACTGGGGCATGTCCTAAGATGAAATATGGTGGGATCCACCTTGTTGGGAAAGATCACATGGTTCAGCTACCCAGTCGCCCAACGCAGACCCTTTGCGAAGACATCCCTATTTATATAGGAACTAGATGATAAGTGGGATCTTCATCAAGAACGCTTGACTTCAATGAAAGATCTAGGCTTGTGAATcacaatctcattccattgtaatAGCttcaagaaattctaaggagaatgctaggaatagagatttttggacaacaaatctataTTTGTGTCAAGTCACTTTTGTGtttaacataaaatcataattttgtgattttgtgtttgaaGGTTGTTCTTCTAGAAATGTCCACTCTACTCTTTGATTCTTTTGTATTTATGTAACTTTTTGTTCTCTACCTATAGAGTTAGAGTACTTGTTGTTaatgctttgagttgtaatacaaaaccaAAGTGGATTAAGCCTAATCTCCAACAAAATAAATGGTATATTCCcttaaaaaactttcaaaaagtaTATATGCCCTTAGAAAATgacatatatattttatttaccaAAAATAAACAAGCAGATATGATTATATGTCTATACGTATTTAATTAAAACATTCACAAAGAACATGTCTTCAAGGGAACATCTTCAATGGGCAACTTATCTTCAGGGTATGGACAATCAATATTGTTTGACTTGAGTCCACTCACAACATTGTAGGTGATGTTGAGGAGTGGGAACAATGTCATGGTGGTGTTGGACATGCAAATACCCTTGAAATTGTTTTCTGGTAGTGTTTCAATCTGGGCGGCGGTAGTGACATTTTCGGCCACCATATCACGGCAGTTGATGGACCCAAGTTTCGTCATGGCATTGGGGTCGAAACCCTCGGCATGGGACTTGTACATTCCATTCACCCGGAACACATATCTTATGGTCTTAAGAACAAATCTTCGAGTGAAGATGTCCTGGACAAAGCCACCACGACCCGCCGCCGTTTTGACCCTTATGGCAGCTTGAGTGTGGAGAGATGTGACGTCTTCGGCTCTAACGTCTTTGATTCCACCTGACAATTCACTGCCCAGAGCGATGGTGGCGCTATCTGGAGAAATGCATGTCAACCGTCGGATTATGATGTGTTCGCTTGGTATTCCCATCTTAATTCCGTATTGATCAAAACCGCTCTTTATGGCGATGCAATCATCACCGGAGACTATGAAGTTGTCCTCAATTCGAGTGTTGTTACATGAATCTTCATCAACAGCACATGaaatcataattatttgttttgaactatatatataaaagaaatatgaatttttattataataaagtAAACTTACCAGGGTCGATTCCATCTGTGTTAGGAGTGTCAACTGGAGCAAGAATTGTGAGTCCTTGGATTATTATATTGCTGCAGATCTCAGTCACTCGTAATCAtcagtaattaaattaatatattattattaatttaaggGAAAAAAATGGGTCAAAGTCAAACCTTGAGTATACAGGATGGACGAACCAAGAAGGAGAATTAAGCAAAGTGAGATTGAAGATTTGGATATCAGTGGAGAACAAAATCTCGATCATTAATGGCCTCACTGCCTTTAATTCACCAGCACGGTACTTGGTCCACCAACCTGCACCTTGTCCGTCTATGGTGCCGTTGTTCcctatttttcaattaaaaaaatgaaaactaaAATCTACtagcatatatatatgtattcttTTTTGGCTTATGTATATAAATTTGTtgattaaaaaaatgaataactTGGTTACCTGTAATTACAACATCAGTGAGATTTGTTCCCATAATTAGACTGCTGTACCTTCCTGCTGAGAAATTTTTGTCTACTCCATAAGAAGGCAATGGCTCTAAAATTGGATAATCTGACGCTTGCTGTCCATTTCATTAACATACAACcacaattaaattcattattttaatttatgaacaaaatatatatatatatacatatatatgtatatatggttGTCGTACGTAGTTAAATACCATTTTCACTGAATTCTGCAAGTCATATGAATCATTTACGTgtacataaaagaaataaaaataaaaacgcTTATTTTTATGTACAACCATAAACGCATTCAAATTACACTTATTACAGGGGTTATGTATATAACTTAACAGTctatttgcatatatatatatacacacacacacatatacatCATCTTACAAACATAATCAGACCATCATTACatttttagttatatatatatagatagatagttTACAAATTGAAATACCTGAGAGCCAAGAATAACGGCGTCTTTATGGAGGAAAAGAGTGAAATGGCTGATGAGATTAAAGGTGCCGGTCAACCATTTACCAGGTGGAACAATGAGCTGTGCTCCACCGTCCGATGCGGTGGTGCTAAGATGATCAATAGCGGCTTTGAAGGCCTTAGTGTTGGAAGTAACTCCGTCGCCCACGCCACCGAACTCCGTCAAAACTGCGCTGTGTTTCCGAGAACATTTCACTGCCGCTGCCGCTGTGTTTGGAACTTGGGCTGTGCATGTTCTACTTTCATCCAAAATCAACGCTGCTAGAAGCAGTACAACTCCCACCAAGAAACGAAATTGTGCCATTGTATTATTATTCTGTTTTGAGATTATTGAAAATGGGTCATAAATCAATTTATAGAtaggtttttttttctatgtttgtgttttttattttattttatttttagcaaCATAGACTATTTCGGACTTATGTAAAAATAGCTAATTAATTACAGTCACTCATTTTCTAATTACGAAATAAGGGTTGGACCAAATTaaattcaattcaattcaattcTGATTTGGATTTAGTTTACTATATTTGTACCTCTCGAGTTATTTCTCTAATTTTAGGAAATTCTACTAATTCCGCCTAATAAGTCATTTTAGTATACTAAATTTAAGTGAATTCTTTGGTAACAtacctttttctttttaattttttgccTACAGGTGGCACTCATTTTTTAGACAGGTAGATTGTAATGTAATGCctcataaatataattttttgaataattagtattttttccTTAACGCTACCTGATCGTGCCTCCTAAAATATACAGACTATTGAAATTCCTCCGAACTTTATCATTTATAGAAACATAGTCATTCTGTTAGCTTTCATTCCGTTTTGTCGTTTAAACACTGATATGACataaaataattagtatttttgtCCTCCAAATTTTAGCCACTATCAAATTGTGTCAttctttattaaaaaatttaactaaaaatctattttttattagttctaaaaatattatttaaaattctttTTGAAAAAGTTAAACTACAAAATTCAAGTTCACTTAAACAAACCCACATTCAAGCTTGTTCTTATTCATAAATTTAGATTTATACACTCAGATTcattaattcatttaaattaaatatttggtCAATATAAATCAATAATTCATCCATTAATATAATCCAAATCactaaaaaaaaatgcaaatttaTCATCTAAAATCAACAATATAATCATTAATTTATCAATTCACAAACCATTAATGCAGTCGATTTGAAGTAGATCTGAAACTCGAGAGAGAAAAGAGTTTGTGTATTTGATTTTAATAATCGATTTATATTTtaagtttaaaaagttttatttaatttaattttattgtttagattttcttttaaattaGTACATTTGAAGCTATGATATTTTATAAAACGTCATATACTACTATCTTTGTAAACGATGACACCTTGataatttatttagaaaaatatcatAATCCAAAAATTGGTTCAATTGGGTCTTATCAAATCATGCATTATGGATCcatttgttaaaataaaaaacataatgtCTTTCatgcaatttttaaaaataaaatatgaaagtTTCATTAAACACGATAACTCATAAAAATCTCCCTAGGTGTTTCTAGATCGTTTTCCATTCATTAGAGTCTCACGACATACATACTCAAACCAAGGAGCGCCCTACATCACCATGTGTGTCAATAAGAAAAtctattgcctacctgaaagggaaagtaaggggggtgagctaaaagtccagtaaggaagtacaaacaagaacAACAATTCACATAAATACAATAAAAAATTATTCTCATCGTTCTTAAGCTTAAAATAGTATATCATAGACATATCATAATCTCATACATTTTATCTGAATATTTCATCataacaaataaaacaaaaaattctATGAGGTAACCAGTAAATCCTCATTTGTGAGGTATTTATGAGCTCTCGTCCTAGAATAACATCGGCGcatctgccctatgagttacgtcataccttagtaactcatttatTATGTCGCGTTCAGCACGCTAACAACACTCTACTTTTCAAACATTCATAGatcacatacatacataacaattTATCTCACAATTAATTTCTCATACATAATAGCATAAgaatctagctaacttccttgaTACAAGTCCAAGCAATTTAAAAAGTGGgatacttcacaacgagcctagaataacaatcaaacactcGTCTCAATATCAATTAAAACTAAGCATACCATACAAGCATATCCCACATGTGtatgggtcatgcacacgtgaCACAAGTTGAACCACAACTTTAAATCATACAACAAATTCGcaaaaaatcataaaagaataatatcAATTCTACTAAGTAATTCTCAATGGTTACGAAACAAGATCCATACATTTGATTAATTGGTGTATATTTGAACGAAAAAAAtaaacttgcatgtaacatgcatatgtgggagGGTTCTTTAAACTCGCTTTGAAGTTGATAAATTATATTCCTTTATTTCATTGTTACATTTCataaaaattcaacaagcataaaatattttatcaacTTGGTTACTGCTATTTTATTCACGTAAATCATACAATTgtcattcataaattttattacaaaaatttaatttactaaaatgATTATTTAGCTTTA from Humulus lupulus chromosome 5, drHumLupu1.1, whole genome shotgun sequence encodes the following:
- the LOC133780332 gene encoding probable polygalacturonase is translated as MAQFRFLVGVVLLLAALILDESRTCTAQVPNTAAAAVKCSRKHSAVLTEFGGVGDGVTSNTKAFKAAIDHLSTTASDGGAQLIVPPGKWLTGTFNLISHFTLFLHKDAVILGSQQASDYPILEPLPSYGVDKNFSAGRYSSLIMGTNLTDVVITGNNGTIDGQGAGWWTKYRAGELKAVRPLMIEILFSTDIQIFNLTLLNSPSWFVHPVYSSNIIIQGLTILAPVDTPNTDGIDPDSCNNTRIEDNFIVSGDDCIAIKSGFDQYGIKMGIPSEHIIIRRLTCISPDSATIALGSELSGGIKDVRAEDVTSLHTQAAIRVKTAAGRGGFVQDIFTRRFVLKTIRYVFRVNGMYKSHAEGFDPNAMTKLGSINCRDMVAENVTTAAQIETLPENNFKGICMSNTTMTLFPLLNITYNVVSGLKSNNIDCPYPEDKLPIEDVPLKTCSL